The Sphaerospermopsis torques-reginae ITEP-024 genome has a window encoding:
- the gloB gene encoding hydroxyacylglutathione hydrolase produces the protein MQVIRLSALSDNYIFMLYDLQHNIAAVVDPAESKPVLQELAQLKCNLVAIFNTHHHHDHVGANLELIEKFPQLTVYAGIEDRGRIPGQQVFLQEGDRVQFADRTAEVFFVPGHTRAHIAYYFPPVTPDETGELFCGDTLFAGGCGRLFEGTPAQMVNSLSKLRSLPDNTRVWCAHEYTLSNLRFALTVDSENTELQKRFAEVTHMRQRQEATVPSLLGIEKQTNPFLRWDQSSLQLAVNSKDPVQTFAKIRGMKDKF, from the coding sequence ATGCAGGTAATCCGACTATCAGCACTTTCTGACAACTATATATTTATGCTATACGATTTACAGCACAATATTGCGGCTGTTGTTGATCCAGCGGAGTCTAAACCAGTTTTACAGGAACTTGCACAACTCAAATGCAATTTAGTAGCAATTTTTAACACACACCATCATCATGATCATGTGGGTGCTAATCTGGAGTTAATCGAAAAATTCCCCCAATTGACAGTATATGCTGGAATTGAGGATCGGGGAAGGATTCCTGGACAACAGGTATTTTTACAAGAAGGCGATCGCGTACAATTTGCCGATCGCACAGCAGAAGTATTTTTTGTACCCGGCCATACCCGCGCTCATATCGCTTACTATTTTCCACCAGTAACACCAGATGAGACAGGGGAATTATTCTGTGGTGATACTTTATTTGCAGGTGGTTGTGGTCGTTTGTTTGAAGGTACACCAGCACAAATGGTAAACTCATTAAGCAAACTGCGGTCTTTACCTGATAATACCCGTGTTTGGTGCGCCCATGAATACACTTTGAGTAATTTGCGCTTTGCATTAACTGTGGATAGTGAAAACACAGAGTTGCAAAAGCGATTTGCAGAAGTAACACATATGCGTCAGCGTCAAGAAGCTACAGTACCTTCTCTGCTGGGGATTGAAAAGCAGACAAATCCGTTTTTACGTTGGGATCAATCTTCATTACAATTAGCTGTAAACAGTAAAGATCCTGTACAAACTTTTGCTAAAATTCGCGGAATGAAAGATAAATTTTAA
- a CDS encoding ABC1 kinase family protein, whose amino-acid sequence MGEYQPAELKQYNPEAIARYYRYRPWLAWGRLLRIILSFAGFLFSLKWDEWQNQVEQNKGKRATQLRQLLTNLGPTFIKVGQALSTRPDLIRKDFLEELVKLQDQLPPFDHDLAQHIIETELNRSIDEIFSEFSPKPVAAASLGQVYRGRLITGEEVAVKVQRPHLRPVITKDLYLMRWAATWLSPWLPLNLGHDLTLIVDEFGTKLFEEIDYMNEGRNAEKFATNFRDDLQVKVPTIYWRYSSTHVLTLEWINGFKLTDIQSIKQAGLDPETIIQIGVTSGLQQLLEHGFFHADPHPGNLFAVPDGRMAYIDFGMMDQLEETTKETLVDALVHLVNKDYTDLAEDFVKLGFLAPETNIAPIVPALEAVLGNAIGKNVGDFNFKTITDEFSELMYEYPFRVPAKFALIIRSLVTQEGIALSLNPNFKIVEVGYPYIARRLLTGESPALRRRLLNVLFKDGKFQWQRLENLISIARTDQQFDVVPTARMGLQYLLSEEGKFLRRQLVLALTEDDRLHTDEVQRLWDLVKDDLPPNRLLNVAVGILTELSRESVAAILPKATSLISFTEKQ is encoded by the coding sequence GTGGGTGAGTATCAACCTGCTGAACTAAAGCAGTATAATCCAGAAGCGATCGCTCGTTACTATCGTTACCGTCCCTGGTTAGCTTGGGGCAGACTACTGAGAATCATACTCTCCTTTGCAGGCTTTCTATTCAGCCTCAAGTGGGATGAATGGCAAAACCAAGTTGAGCAGAATAAGGGTAAACGAGCTACCCAATTACGACAACTGCTCACAAACCTCGGTCCGACATTTATTAAAGTGGGTCAAGCCCTTTCGACTCGGCCAGACTTGATCCGTAAAGACTTTTTAGAAGAACTGGTAAAACTACAAGACCAGTTACCACCCTTTGACCATGACCTAGCGCAACACATTATTGAAACTGAACTTAACCGTTCCATTGACGAGATATTTAGCGAATTTTCCCCGAAACCAGTGGCTGCGGCTAGTTTAGGTCAAGTATATCGGGGTCGTCTCATCACTGGTGAGGAAGTAGCAGTCAAGGTACAACGTCCGCACCTGCGTCCAGTAATTACAAAAGACTTATATCTAATGCGTTGGGCAGCTACTTGGCTGAGTCCTTGGTTGCCCCTCAATCTTGGCCATGACCTCACATTAATCGTAGACGAGTTTGGCACGAAGTTATTTGAAGAAATAGACTACATGAACGAAGGTCGGAACGCGGAAAAATTTGCCACCAACTTCCGCGATGACCTCCAAGTAAAAGTACCAACTATTTACTGGCGTTATAGTAGTACCCATGTTTTAACCCTGGAATGGATCAACGGCTTTAAACTCACAGATATCCAAAGCATCAAACAAGCAGGGTTAGATCCAGAAACCATCATTCAAATCGGTGTTACTTCTGGTTTGCAACAATTATTAGAACATGGTTTTTTCCATGCTGACCCCCATCCTGGTAATTTATTTGCTGTTCCCGATGGTCGCATGGCTTACATTGACTTTGGCATGATGGATCAGTTGGAAGAAACCACAAAGGAAACCTTAGTAGATGCCTTAGTACATCTGGTCAACAAAGATTACACCGACTTAGCCGAAGACTTTGTAAAACTGGGCTTTCTTGCTCCAGAAACAAATATTGCTCCCATTGTTCCAGCATTAGAAGCAGTTCTGGGAAATGCCATTGGTAAAAATGTAGGCGATTTTAACTTTAAAACCATTACCGATGAATTTTCGGAATTGATGTATGAATATCCTTTCCGAGTTCCCGCTAAGTTTGCTTTAATTATTCGTTCTTTGGTGACACAGGAAGGTATTGCTTTAAGCCTCAACCCTAACTTTAAAATTGTCGAAGTAGGTTATCCCTACATAGCGCGACGGTTATTAACTGGTGAATCTCCCGCATTAAGACGACGGTTATTGAATGTACTATTTAAAGATGGTAAATTCCAATGGCAGCGTTTAGAAAATTTGATTTCCATTGCGCGGACTGATCAGCAATTTGATGTTGTGCCAACAGCCAGAATGGGTTTACAGTATTTACTATCGGAAGAAGGTAAATTTTTACGTCGTCAGTTAGTTTTAGCATTAACTGAAGATGATCGTTTACACACTGATGAAGTACAAAGATTGTGGGATTTAGTCAAAGATGACTTACCACCAAATCGGTTATTAAATGTAGCTGTCGGCATTTTAACCGAGTTATCGAGAGAAAGTGTAGCAGCTATTTTGCCAAAAGCAACATCTCTGATTTCGTTTACTGAAAAACAGTAA
- a CDS encoding OmpA/MotB family protein has translation MFNNLNFLKNQDDQEEDPAIYLSIGDLMSGLLMFFALLFISALIQLNQAQKDITRILIGELEGQLKANNIEAKVDPNTGDISLRDSILFETNSAKLNPQGEKTLQKLIPIYSKVIFETPRVKDQIERVVIEGHTSSEGKADFNMELSLNRAWQVAKYTLYQMPFPNKTHKSQLEKKIMVVGRGENDAKPGDLPTDRKVVFRIQFKGQDLSSLNKIDK, from the coding sequence ATGTTTAATAATTTAAACTTTCTCAAAAATCAAGATGATCAAGAAGAAGATCCCGCAATTTATCTTTCTATTGGTGATTTAATGTCAGGTTTATTAATGTTTTTTGCACTGCTTTTTATCTCCGCATTAATTCAGCTTAATCAAGCACAAAAAGACATTACCAGAATCTTAATAGGTGAGTTAGAAGGACAATTAAAAGCTAATAATATTGAAGCAAAAGTTGATCCAAATACCGGAGATATCAGCTTGAGAGATAGCATCTTATTTGAAACCAACAGTGCAAAATTAAATCCTCAAGGTGAAAAAACCCTACAAAAATTAATCCCCATTTATAGCAAAGTAATTTTTGAAACTCCCAGAGTTAAAGATCAAATTGAAAGAGTAGTTATTGAAGGCCATACCAGCAGTGAAGGTAAAGCTGATTTTAACATGGAATTAAGTTTAAACAGAGCTTGGCAGGTTGCCAAATATACATTATATCAAATGCCATTTCCTAACAAAACTCATAAATCACAATTAGAGAAAAAAATCATGGTAGTAGGGAGAGGTGAAAATGATGCAAAACCAGGAGATTTACCAACAGATAGAAAAGTAGTATTTCGGATTCAGTTTAAAGGACAAGATTTGAGTAGTTTAAATAAAATAGATAAGTAA